A DNA window from Canis lupus dingo isolate Sandy chromosome 2, ASM325472v2, whole genome shotgun sequence contains the following coding sequences:
- the SLC30A2 gene encoding zinc transporter 2, giving the protein MEPTEKQHLVDTKSGTRSYTGSLWQEGTGWIPLPSPGLDLQAIELVAESNHYCHAQKGPASHLEPKKERARRQLYVASAICLVFMIGEIVGGYLAHSLAIMTDAAHLLTDFASMLVSLFSLWMSSRPATKTMNFGWQRAEILGALLSVLSIWVVTGVLVFLAVERLISGDYEIEGGTMLITSGCAVAVNIIMGLTLHQSSHGHSHDSSQQQENPSVRAAFIHVIGDFLQSVGILVAAYILYFKPEYKYVDPICTFLFSILVLGTTLTILRDVIVVLMEGTPKGVDFTAVRDLLLSVEGVEALHSLHIWALTVTQPVLSVHIAIAQNADGQAVLKAASTRLQGKFRFHTITIQIEDYSEDMKDCQECQGPSD; this is encoded by the exons ATGGAGCCCACGGAGAAGCAGCACCTGGTGGACACCAAGTCCGGAACCCG GTCTTACACGGGATCTCTGTGGCAGGAGGGGACTGGCTGgatccctctgccctcacctggcCTGGACTTGCAGGCCATTGAGTTAGTCGCTGAGAGTAACCATTACTGTCATGCCCAGAAGGGTCCTGCCAGTCACCTCGAGCCCAAGAAGGAGCGGGCCCGGCGACAGCTTTATGTGGCCTCTGCCATCTGCCTGGTGTTCATGATTGGGGAAATCGTTG GTGGGTACCTAGCTCACAGCTTGGCAATCATGACCGACGCAGCCCACCTGCTCACCGATTTTGCCAGCATGCTCGTcagtctcttttctctctggatgTCCTCCCGACCAGCCACCAAGACTATGAACTTTGGCTGGCAGCGAGCTG AGATCCTGGGAGCCCTGCTCTCTGTACTGTCCATCTGGGTCGTGACTGGAGTGCTGGTGTTCCTGGCAGTGGAGCGGCTAATCTCTGGGGACTATGAGATCGAAGGGGGGACCATGCTGATCACATCGGGCTGTGCTGTGGCCGTGAATATCAT AATGGGGTTGACTCTTCATCAGTCTAGCCACGGGCACAGCCATGACTCCAGCCAGCAGCAGGAGAACCCCAGTGTGCGAGCTGCATTTATCCATGTGATTGGAGACTTTCTGCAGAGTGTAGGCATCTTGGTGGCAGCCTATATTTTGTACTTCAAG cCAGAGTACAAGTATGTAGACCCCATCTGcaccttcctcttctccatcctgGTCTTGGGGACGACTTTGACCATCCTGAGAGACGTGATCGTGGTGCTGATGGAAG GGACCCCCAAGGGTGTGGACTTCACGGCCGTTCGGGATCTGCTACTGTCGGTCGAAGGGGTGGAAGCCTTGCACAGCCTGCACATTTGGGCACTGACCGTGACCCAGCCTGTGCTGTCTGTCCATATCGCCATCG CTCAGAATGCAGATGGCCAGGCTGTGCTGAAGGCAGCCAGCACCCGCCTACAGGGAAAGTTCCGCTTCCACACCATCACCATCCAGATCGAAGACTACTCTGAGGACATGAAGGACTGTCAGGAGTGCCAAGGCCCCTCCGACTGA